Part of the Sphingomonadaceae bacterium OTU29LAMAA1 genome, AGGGCGGCGAACAGGCGATCCTCGTCGACCGGCTTGGCGATGTAATCGATCGCCCCGCGACGCATGGCCGCGACGGCCGAGTGGATATCGGCGTGCCCCGTCACGATCACGCAGGGCATGCCGATGTCGGGCGCCGCCAGCCGTTCCTGCAACGCGGCGACATCGACGCCGCCGACGAACGGGTCCATCACGACACATCCCGGCACGGCCGTACCGCAATCGCGCGCGAAGTCGTCGATGGTCGTCCAGCCCTGTATCGCGATCGATCGGTCGGTGAGCGCATCGGCGATCTGCCGCGACGCCGCGGCATCCTGATCGACGATATGAACCAGCAAGGCCTCGTCCGCAGCGACAGCCAGTCGCCCTGCCATGTTCATCGCCGTGCATCCCCTTTTTATCGCCGCCATCATAATGCGCTCTCAACCTTCGGAAAAGAACGGACTATTGACGCACCCGTCCGGCTTTGAGACGCCGGGAGTCCGGACGGCTGCAGATCAGACGCGGGCAGATCAGACGCGGGGATGCTCGGGATCTTCGCTGATCGCCCGTTGCGGTTCGCGGCCCATCGTGCGTGCGATCGTTTCGAACTTGCCATCGGCGAGACGGATCTCGTTGAAGGCAGGGCGTGAATTGCGCACGCGCTTCGACAAGGTCCCCGCCCCGATCATGCGTATCGTCCGGCCGCTGCGCTCAACCGGTACGTCGAACGGATCGTGGACGTGGCCGGACAGCACGGCATGCGCCCCCGCCTCCGCCAGCGCCGTCATCGCGCTGTCGCCATGGCGGGTCTTCGCCGTCCCCTTGGTGCCGCCCTCGACCAACGGATGGTGAGCGGCGACGAAGATCAGATTGCCGCGGGGCGCCTGCGCGATCATCGCAAGGGCCCGCCGCAGCGAACCGGGGCTGACCCTGCCCTTCGACCAGTTCCAGCGCCACTGCGCCCGCGCCGTCGTCTTCAACGGCACGATGGTGACGCCGGGCAGGTCCAGTTCCGCCTCGATCATCTTCTCGATCGCGACGTAGCGCTGGTAGGGCGCGAACAACCGGCGGAACGGGTCCCAGTAATACGGGATGTCGTGATTGCCGACCTCCAGCGTCACCGGCACGCCGAGGCTGCGCAGCCAGTCGCCGCCGCATTCGAATTCGCGGCGGGTGGCGCGCATCGTCAGGTCGCCGGTCATGATGACCGCATCCGGTTTTTCCTCCGCCACCCGTTCGCCGAACCAGGCGATCGCCTCAGGATCTTCCGCACCAAAATGAACGTCGCTGACGTGAAACAATGTGATCATGGGTGCCCGAACGCTGGGGATGACGGAAAGCTGCTAGGCGGTGTCAGACGAGTTCGGCAAGGCTGCCCGGTTCGTGCATCGGGCAACCATTGAACGACCGGCGGAAATCGGCGGAAAAGCGATAGGTGTCGCGGCGGGCGCGATTGACGTTGCCGAGTGGCCGATGCGCCTCGATCCCGTGCCAGATGCTGTAGGACAGGGCATCGTCGGTACGCGCCGTCGTTTCGTCGTCCCAGCCGATCTGCGGCGGCACGTCGAGCGTCGCGACCGTCACGAACGGGCTGGCCGCGCGATCCCATTCCACCCGCGGATCCTCGATCGGCATCGCGTCCAGATCGGTGTTGAGCTGCACGCGCACGTCCCACGATCCGCCATGCGCGATCAACGCCTTTCGCACCGCCGCGCGGATCGCATCGGGATCGTCGACGGTGTCGATCGTCGCTCCGGCAAGCCGGGTGAGTGCCGGCGCGACCGGGAATACCGCGACCTTCGCCATATAGTCGCCGTACCGGTACGGCGTCTGGGTGAAATAGGTCTCGCCGAGCGGATGGACGTGCGGTGCGCCGCCGAGTTGCTGGAGCGTCGCCGAGGGCTGGCCGATCGCCTCCAGCCCGGCCTCCACCGTGCGCAGGACCTTCGACAACACGACCTTGCCCGTTTCGGCGCGGTCGGTGGTCTTCGCCAGCAGCTTGAGGTTCTTGAGGAACGATGCCGCATCGGGCGCAGTGAATACCGGCCCATTCACCATGATGAAGTCCTGGGTCGTATCGGCTTCCGACCCGGGAAGCCGCTCGCCTTCGACACCGAGGATCTTCAACGCCAATCCGCGCGGCAGACCGATGCTGTCGGGCAGGATATCGCCGGCGTTGGTCGACAGCCGCAGCACCGCTTCGTAGGAGCCGCCTCGCGCGAAGATGCCCTGTGCCAGCTCCGGCGGCAGATCGTCCGCCACGGTCAGCGTTCCGCGCGCGATGCCATGCGCCTTGGCATGGACGGATCGCACGGCGTGGCCGTAATCCGTGGACGTGGTTTCCAAGATTTCGCGAAACGCCGCGTTGAGGGCATCGATCGTGCCGGCCTCGTCGTCGGCGAGGCGTTCGACGGCGGGGGTGTAGCGGACGGGTGTTCTGGCGAGCATCACGAATATGTCCCGGTTGTTTCCGCGCCAACCCCCGGATCCACGCCGACGTTCCAGTGCCCTTGACGTGCTGATCCATGTCAATCACCCTCGGATTGTATTGGGGGACAGGCAGGCCCATGCTCCCCGGACCAGTATCAAGAGTGACGATGGCGATCCCGAGTACGACAGACATCAACGCGCCCGGGCTCGACCTGACCGCGTGCGATCGAGAGCCGATCCATATCCCCGGCGCCATCCAGCCCCACGGGCTGCTGCTCGTCGCCGAGGCGGAGGGTGCGCATCGGGTGGTGGCCGGTGCGGGCGACATCGAGGGCAAGCTGGCCGCCGAGTGGCTCGGGCGCCCGCTGGGCGAGCTGTTGCAGCAGGATATCGCGCGGTTGCTCAACACGCTGCCGGGCGGGCCGAACGCCAGCGTCCCCTTGCCGGTGACCGGGATCGACGACCGCTTCACCGCGACGATGCACCGTGCCGGGCGGCACCTGATGGTCGAGCTGGAGCCGTTGCCGTCCGATCCGATGACCGCCGCGACGATGCTGGCATGGCTGGACGCGGTCGCCACCAGCTTCGAGCGCGCTACCGACCGGCAGACGCTGTACGATCGTGCCGCGACGGCATTTCGCACGCTCACCGGGTTCGACCGGGTAATGGTCTATCGCTTCCTGGACGACGATGCCGGCCGCGTGGTGGCCGAGGATCGCGACCCGACGCTCGACACGTTCCTGAACCATCATTTCCCCGCGTCCGACATCCCGAAGCAGGCGCGCGCGCTGTATATCCGTAACCGGACCCGGTCGATCCCGACCGTGGATTATGACCCCGCCCCGCTGCGGCCCGCCGGTTTTGCCGGCTGCGACCTCAGCGACGTGGCGTTGCGCCACGTCTCGCCGATCCATCTGCAATATCTTCGCAACATGGGTGTCGAGGCGTCCGCATCGATCTCGATCGTCAAGGACGGGTTGCTGTGGGGGCTGATCGCCTGCCACCACAACACGCCGCGCGCCCTGGCGCCGGAGGTGCGCGGTGCCGCCGCGACGCTGGCGAGTGGCCTTGCCCGGCAGATCCGCGCCAAGGAGGAAGCGGCGGCCTATCGCGAGCGGCTCGCCCTGCGTGCCGCCGAGGATAGCGTCGTTCCCCGTCTGAACAGCGAAGAACCGCTACGCGACGCGATCATCGCCGTGAAGACCGAATTGCGCGAGATGCTGCACGCCGATGGCTTCGCGATGGTGGCGGGCGATCAGGTCGAGGCGACCGGCCGGTGTCCGGCCGATGGCGTCCTGATCGCGATCGCGCGCCAGGTTCGTGAACGCGGCAACGAACCGCTCGCCACCCACGAACTGGCGAAGCTGTTCCCCGCCGCCGCCGAACACCACAGGCTGGCGAGCGGACTGCTCGCTCTGCCGCTGCACGACGAGGACGCGACGTTGCTGTGGCTGCGCGCCGAGACGGTCGAAACGATCGAATGGGCGGGCAACCCGCACAAGGCGGTGCAGATCGCCCCCAACGAGACGCTGACCCCGCGAGCATCGTTCGCAAGCTTTACGGAAACCGTGCGCGGCCGGTCGCATCCATGGACTCTGGAAGAGGTGGAGGCGGCGCACCGGCTGCGTCGTCGCTTCCACGAAGCGCGCCAGCATCTTCAGGTTCGCATCCTCAATCGCGAATTGAGCCGGACGCTGGTCGAAAAGGATGCGCTGCTCGTCCAGAAGGACGTGCTGATGAAGGAAGTGAACCATCGCGTGCAGAACAGCCTGCAGCTGGTCGCCTCGTTCCTGCGGTTGCAGGCGAAGACTGCCGGCGCCGGTATCGTCGCGGATCAGCTGGCGGAGGCGCAGGCCCGCCTCGCCGCGGTCGCGCTCGTCCATCGCCGGCTGTATCGCGACGATCAGGTCGAGAGCATCGATCTGTCGCGCTACGTCGATGAGTTGATCGCCGACATGCGCACGTCGCTCGGCACCGACTGGGGTCGTCACATCCGGCTCGACCTGGCGCCCGTTCTGGTGCCGACCGACCGTGCGGTGAACATCGGCCTGATCCTGACCGAACTGGTCATCAACGCCACCAAATATGCCTATGACGGCGCACCCGGGCCGGTCGCCATTGCACTGGAACAGCATGGCGGCAAGCTGCGGCTGATCGTCGCGGACGACGGGCGCGGCAAGAACGGCGACATGGCGGGCAGCGGCGGCTTCGGCAGTCGCATGATGGACGCGATGGTCCAGCGCCTGTCCGGCACGATCGAATATAGCGAAAACCATCCCGGTCTGCGCGCGATCGTGACGGCACCGATCGCCGAGACGTGATCGGCGTGACGTGGCATGATGTCGTTACGCTGCCGGTTCGTCGCTCATAAAGACTTCATCGTCCTTTGATACACACGGTCCGGACGCAAGGTGTTCAGGACGAGCGACGATGATCTTCCCCAATATTGCCAATGCCATCGCGCCCGAACGATGCGATTCGACACTGGCCGGACCGCAGGTCGCATGAACGCGCTCGCTGCACCGGCGCATTCGCGCCTTGCCCGATTGTCGTCCTGGCTGGGCGGTCATCAGAATAGACCCCCGGTCCATGCCGACGCGCATGACGACACGCGCGATCGCAATCGTCAGCTGTTCTGCCGGATCGGTGCGTTCCTGGAGACGCACGATCTGGCGCCGACCACGGAGCATTACGATCTGGCCCGCCGCTACGTGTCGGGTGACGATATCGCGCTGCGGCTGGAGGTGGACCGGCACCTGACGTCGCAGCCGCGGATCGATGCCCGCTTCGTGCGCAGCCTGACCAGCGCGCGACCCGACGCCGCGCTGCATCCCGAGGGGATCGCCGCGATGGCCGACGCGCTGGCCGTCATGCTGGCGGACAGCGAGACCACCGTTCATCAGAGCCATGCCTCGGCCCGCGACTATCACAGCGCGCTCAGTGCCGAAGCCGATGCCGCGCACGGCGAGACGGGCGCCACCATGGTTCGCCTGCTGGGCATCACCACCGAAGCGATCGCGCGGACCCGCGATCTTGCCACACGGCTGGAGGCGACGCATCGCGAGACCCGCGCGCTGCGCGTCAATCTGGAACAGGCGCGGCAGGCGGCGGACGAGGATCACCTCACCGGCCTTGCCAACCGCCGCTGTTTCGATGGCAGGCTGCACGCCGCAAACGCATGCGAGGACGATAGCGGCAGCCATTGCGTCGCGCTTTGCGACATCGACGATTTCAAGGCGATCAACGACCGCCACGGCCATGATACGGGCGATCGGGTGCTGAAACTCGTCGCGCGCCAACTGACGACGGATCTGGGCAGGACGGTGCTGGTCGCGCGGCATGGCGGCGAGGAGTTCGCCTGCCTGTTCGAACGCTGTTCCCCCGCGACGGCGCACGAGAAGCTCGACGATGTCCGCGAGCGGCTCGGCGCGCGCACGCTCGTCGATCAATCGACCGGGCGTGGCATCGGCAACCTCAGCTTTTCCGCCGGAATCGCGGTGCTCGGCGACGATCCCAGTGCGGCGATGCGGGCGGCCGACGCCGCGCTCTACGCCGCCAAGCGCGCCGGCAAGAATCGCGTGGTGCTGGCGCCGGCCTGATCGGTCGACGCGGGTGTCGGCGGAAGCAGGGCGAGGATGCGTCGGACTAGGCGATCACCGCAGCCCGGGCGTACAGGGCGAAGCATGCGCGGGCGCCGGCCAGCGCGGCATCCTGCCATGCCTGCCCCTGCCCAGCCGCGTGCGTATCGAGCGTCGTCAACAGCCTGCGCCATTCGCCGGGCAGGTGATGCGCCGCGAGGTAGGCGGACGGCAGGCCGGCCGGTACGCTGCGCGCCAGCAACTGCCCGCCGAGCCGCGATCCCTCGATCACGTACAGGGCACCCCAGCGCTCTGCGGCTGCGCCCGGCTGGAAGGGAAGCGGCGCCGGTATCGGCGCATCCAGCGCGTGCAGGTCCGCCGCCAACAACGCCGTCCGTGATCGCCATGGCGGCAGGTCCGACGCTTCGGCGAGTGCCAGCTCCACCGCCGGCAATGCCCGTGCGTGCGCGGTCAGGAACGACCGGTAACCCGCCGGGCGATCGAGCGCGAAACCACCGTAATGCGCGTCGACCATCTCGTGATCCGCGGCGGTCGCCTGACGAAGTGTACGGACGAAAGACATGCCCCGTCCCCTGCCCTGCGCGCGCCGGGCTGTCGAGGCCGGGACCGGATCGCCGGTGCGCAAACGCAGGTCAGGCGGCGTCGCGCGACCCTGCCGGCATCAAGTGCCTTGCCGCGATGGCCGTGAGTCATGCTATCGTCATGCAAGCTTGCCATGGGCAGTCTCCGTTCCGCCGGATCCACGTCGTGATCCGTCCCGGTACGGTGGATCGTCCAGATTCGGCTTGCGTGCCGTCGCGGCCGGCCCCATGCGCGCCGCGCCATTATTGAAAGGTCCCTTATGGTTGCCTGGTTCCAGGCGCTGATGCCGAAGCAAGGTCGTTTCTTCGAACAGTTCGAGGCGCATGCCGCCACGCTGGTCGCGGGCGCCGACGCCTTGCAGAAGCTGTTCAGCGGCGACGGCGCGATCGCGCAGCACATCGCCGAGATCGTGGATCGCGAGCACGAGGCCGATGATATCACCCGCGACGTCCTGCAGGACGTGCGCCGCGTGTTCGTGACCCCCTTCGACCGGTCGGCGATCACCGACCTGATCGGGGTCATGGACGATTCGATCGACCAGATGAACCAGACCGCGAACACCATCGCCCTGTACGAGGTGACCGAGTTCGCACCCGACATGCGTGAGATGGTCGGTCTGGTCGTCGAGGCGGCGCGCGTTACCGCGGAAGCGATCCCCCTCCTCCGCAAGCTCGACCAGAATGCCGCGCGCCTGCACGACCTCACCGAACGGCTGGTCAAGCTGGAGGGGCGTGCGGACGAGCATCACGCCCGCGGCTTGAAGGCGCTGTTCAAGGCGTGCGGCACCGACAATCCGATGCGCTTCATCGTCGAGCGCGAAATCTACAGCCATCTGGAGCGGACGGCCGACCGGTTCGAGGACATCGCGAACGAGATCCAGGGTCTCGTGATCGATCACGCCTAGGCCATGACCATCTCCTTCACGCTGCTGGTCGCGCTGATCGGCGTGGCGCTGCTGTTCGATTTCCTGAACGGCCTGCACGACGCCGCCAATTCGATCGCGACCGTGGTATCCACCCGCGTCCTGAAGCCGCACCACGCAGTGCTCTGGGCCGCCTTCTTCAACTTCATCGCGTTTGCGGTGTTCGGCCTGCATGTCGCGCAGACGGTGGGCAAGGGTATCGTCGACGCGCAGATCATCGATCCGCAGGTGATCTTCGGCGCGCTGATGGGCGCGATCGCGTGGAATGTCATCACCTGGCGCTACGGCATTCCGTCCAGTTCCAGCCACGCGCTGATCGGCGGCCTGCTCGGTGCCGGTATATCGAAGGCGGGCTTTTCCAGCGTCGTCTGGGTCGGCGTCGGCAAGACCGTCGCCGCGATCTTCCTGTCGCCCACCGTCGGGCTGGTCCTCGCCCTGCTGCTGGTGCTGGTCGTCGCGTGGAGTTCGCTGAAGCTGACGCCAATGGGCGTCGACAAGCGCTTCCGCAAGCTCCAGCTCGTCTCCGCCGCGCTCTACAGCCTGGGCCACGGCGGCAACGACGCGCAGAAGACGATGGGGATCATCACCGTCCTGCTCTATTCGCAGGGCATGCTCGGCGGCGAATTCCACGTACCCTTCTGGGTCGTGCTCTCCTGCCAGGCGGCGATGGCGCTCGGCACGATGTCGGGCGGATGGAAGATCGTCCACACGATGGGGTCGAAGATCACCCGCCTCACCCCGGCGCAGGGCTTCTGCGCCGAGACGGGCGGCGCGATCACGCTGTTCATGGCGACGATGGGCGGCATTCCCGTGTCCTCGACGCACACCATCACCGGCGCGATCGTCGGCGTCGGCTCCGCCCGCCGGCTCAGCGCCGTCCGCTGGAACATCGCCAGCCGGATCGTCGTCGCCTGGGTGGTCACGCTCCCCGCCGCCGGGCTGATCGGTGCGGCGTTCTACGAACTGGCGGCGCTGCTGTCCGCCTGACGATCGGGACGAGGGAGCCTGTGCGCGGCTTCCTCGTTCGGTCCGTAACGACAGGAAAGCCGCCATCATGCCTATCGAACTGACCCTGCTCGGCGCATCGACCGTCCTGCTGTTCGCGCATGTCATGATCCAGGGGCAGACCGCCACCCGCGATCGCGGCCTCGACTGGAACGCCGGTCCGCGCGACGGCGCCGCACAACCGCTCGGCACGCTCGCCGGCCGGGCCGCCCGCGCGCTGGCGAACTTTCAGGAAACCTATCCGGCGTTCATCGCGCTGACGCTCGCGCTCGCCATGACCGGGCAGACCGGCGGCAGCGGCGCGGCCGGCGCGATCCTCTGGTTCGCCGCCCGCTTCGCCTACATCCCGCTCTACCTGTTCGGCGTGCGCTATCTCCGCAGCCTTGCCTGGCTCGCGTCGATCCTGGGACTGTTGTTGATGCTGGTCCGTTTCTTCTGACCAGATCGTGGCGCGGGTACAGACGTACGCTCCTGAGACCGGACGTGGTGCCCCCTGCTCTATCCCATGCGTCTGCCATGGAGCCGGGCCGTCATGTGCTTTCGGTGTCCGTTGCACTCAGGCCGGTGGAGCGGGTCGTTCTAAATCAATGACTTACAGGAGCCGGTAAGTGCTTGCTGCCGCCGGACCCGTTCACGTCGATACTCCACCAACCGCATAGGCATTGAATTCGTGCTGGTGTCGTGTATCGCCACAACACCATAACAAGGGTTGTTCCAAGATGAAGAAGATCGTTCTGTTCGCTGCCGCCACCGGCCTGCTCTCGCTCGCCGCCTGCAACACCAGCCCGCGCGAGCAGGCTGCCGACAACGTGGAAGCGAACTCCGAGGCCGTTGCCGACAACCTCGAAGACGCTGCGGACAACACCAGCAACGCAGCTGCCGAAGCCGCTCTCGAGAACACCGCCGACGCCGTTCGCGCGACCGGCCAGAACCAGGCGGACGATCTGCGCACGAACGACGCCGACACCAATCTTAAGAATGGTATCTGATTCCGGCAGCGTCTAGGGACCGTCCCAGGCGCTCCCAAGCACCTAGATTGAAGGGCATCCAGGGCGACCTGGGTGCCCTTTTTCGCGTGCGAAGCGCCAGAGGAAATACGCGGCCGGCCTATATCCCTGAAGGCACGGGCGTGAAGGCGGCGTGTCGGGCCACGCCCATATGTCGGACATTCAGGACACCCATCCGGCAAACCAAGATCAGACATTGCGGGCCATGGCCAGCGGGTGCAGACTTACGCGATGAACGTTCGCCCTATACTGCTTGGCCTCGCGCTTACGGGCTGCGTGTCATCCTCATCCGAAAGGATCATAGATCAAATAGAACAAACGGTGCACATGCCTTCGGGCGCGAAAGAGTTGAAAATGTATAGGCGATATTATTACCGCGACAATCGCGCTGTAGTCGGCACGTACGT contains:
- a CDS encoding LuxR C-terminal-related transcriptional regulator, producing MNMAGRLAVAADEALLVHIVDQDAAASRQIADALTDRSIAIQGWTTIDDFARDCGTAVPGCVVMDPFVGGVDVAALQERLAAPDIGMPCVIVTGHADIHSAVAAMRRGAIDYIAKPVDEDRLFAALATARHRLKQAQRRAATMRRVNAALNMLSTREREVLEGLTRGWSNKEIARRLSISARTVEIHRANLMDKLDANSLSQALRIAFIAQVCSMVNPALHVD
- a CDS encoding metallophosphoesterase codes for the protein MITLFHVSDVHFGAEDPEAIAWFGERVAEEKPDAVIMTGDLTMRATRREFECGGDWLRSLGVPVTLEVGNHDIPYYWDPFRRLFAPYQRYVAIEKMIEAELDLPGVTIVPLKTTARAQWRWNWSKGRVSPGSLRRALAMIAQAPRGNLIFVAAHHPLVEGGTKGTAKTRHGDSAMTALAEAGAHAVLSGHVHDPFDVPVERSGRTIRMIGAGTLSKRVRNSRPAFNEIRLADGKFETIARTMGREPQRAISEDPEHPRV
- a CDS encoding catalase family protein; translation: MLARTPVRYTPAVERLADDEAGTIDALNAAFREILETTSTDYGHAVRSVHAKAHGIARGTLTVADDLPPELAQGIFARGGSYEAVLRLSTNAGDILPDSIGLPRGLALKILGVEGERLPGSEADTTQDFIMVNGPVFTAPDAASFLKNLKLLAKTTDRAETGKVVLSKVLRTVEAGLEAIGQPSATLQQLGGAPHVHPLGETYFTQTPYRYGDYMAKVAVFPVAPALTRLAGATIDTVDDPDAIRAAVRKALIAHGGSWDVRVQLNTDLDAMPIEDPRVEWDRAASPFVTVATLDVPPQIGWDDETTARTDDALSYSIWHGIEAHRPLGNVNRARRDTYRFSADFRRSFNGCPMHEPGSLAELV
- a CDS encoding DUF47 family protein, which produces MVAWFQALMPKQGRFFEQFEAHAATLVAGADALQKLFSGDGAIAQHIAEIVDREHEADDITRDVLQDVRRVFVTPFDRSAITDLIGVMDDSIDQMNQTANTIALYEVTEFAPDMREMVGLVVEAARVTAEAIPLLRKLDQNAARLHDLTERLVKLEGRADEHHARGLKALFKACGTDNPMRFIVEREIYSHLERTADRFEDIANEIQGLVIDHA
- a CDS encoding inorganic phosphate transporter; the protein is MTISFTLLVALIGVALLFDFLNGLHDAANSIATVVSTRVLKPHHAVLWAAFFNFIAFAVFGLHVAQTVGKGIVDAQIIDPQVIFGALMGAIAWNVITWRYGIPSSSSHALIGGLLGAGISKAGFSSVVWVGVGKTVAAIFLSPTVGLVLALLLVLVVAWSSLKLTPMGVDKRFRKLQLVSAALYSLGHGGNDAQKTMGIITVLLYSQGMLGGEFHVPFWVVLSCQAAMALGTMSGGWKIVHTMGSKITRLTPAQGFCAETGGAITLFMATMGGIPVSSTHTITGAIVGVGSARRLSAVRWNIASRIVVAWVVTLPAAGLIGAAFYELAALLSA
- a CDS encoding biliverdin-producing heme oxygenase codes for the protein MSFVRTLRQATAADHEMVDAHYGGFALDRPAGYRSFLTAHARALPAVELALAEASDLPPWRSRTALLAADLHALDAPIPAPLPFQPGAAAERWGALYVIEGSRLGGQLLARSVPAGLPSAYLAAHHLPGEWRRLLTTLDTHAAGQGQAWQDAALAGARACFALYARAAVIA
- a CDS encoding GAF domain-containing protein translates to MAIPSTTDINAPGLDLTACDREPIHIPGAIQPHGLLLVAEAEGAHRVVAGAGDIEGKLAAEWLGRPLGELLQQDIARLLNTLPGGPNASVPLPVTGIDDRFTATMHRAGRHLMVELEPLPSDPMTAATMLAWLDAVATSFERATDRQTLYDRAATAFRTLTGFDRVMVYRFLDDDAGRVVAEDRDPTLDTFLNHHFPASDIPKQARALYIRNRTRSIPTVDYDPAPLRPAGFAGCDLSDVALRHVSPIHLQYLRNMGVEASASISIVKDGLLWGLIACHHNTPRALAPEVRGAAATLASGLARQIRAKEEAAAYRERLALRAAEDSVVPRLNSEEPLRDAIIAVKTELREMLHADGFAMVAGDQVEATGRCPADGVLIAIARQVRERGNEPLATHELAKLFPAAAEHHRLASGLLALPLHDEDATLLWLRAETVETIEWAGNPHKAVQIAPNETLTPRASFASFTETVRGRSHPWTLEEVEAAHRLRRRFHEARQHLQVRILNRELSRTLVEKDALLVQKDVLMKEVNHRVQNSLQLVASFLRLQAKTAGAGIVADQLAEAQARLAAVALVHRRLYRDDQVESIDLSRYVDELIADMRTSLGTDWGRHIRLDLAPVLVPTDRAVNIGLILTELVINATKYAYDGAPGPVAIALEQHGGKLRLIVADDGRGKNGDMAGSGGFGSRMMDAMVQRLSGTIEYSENHPGLRAIVTAPIAET
- a CDS encoding MAPEG family protein, with the protein product MPIELTLLGASTVLLFAHVMIQGQTATRDRGLDWNAGPRDGAAQPLGTLAGRAARALANFQETYPAFIALTLALAMTGQTGGSGAAGAILWFAARFAYIPLYLFGVRYLRSLAWLASILGLLLMLVRFF
- a CDS encoding GGDEF domain-containing protein, with translation MRFDTGRTAGRMNALAAPAHSRLARLSSWLGGHQNRPPVHADAHDDTRDRNRQLFCRIGAFLETHDLAPTTEHYDLARRYVSGDDIALRLEVDRHLTSQPRIDARFVRSLTSARPDAALHPEGIAAMADALAVMLADSETTVHQSHASARDYHSALSAEADAAHGETGATMVRLLGITTEAIARTRDLATRLEATHRETRALRVNLEQARQAADEDHLTGLANRRCFDGRLHAANACEDDSGSHCVALCDIDDFKAINDRHGHDTGDRVLKLVARQLTTDLGRTVLVARHGGEEFACLFERCSPATAHEKLDDVRERLGARTLVDQSTGRGIGNLSFSAGIAVLGDDPSAAMRAADAALYAAKRAGKNRVVLAPA